GTTCGTCATCCCGTCGGGCCGGCCGGCCTGTCCAACTGCGGTACGGAACGCGGCATATGACAGCGGTCCGCGGGCGACCGGCGTGCCGTGGACCATTCCGCTGCGGCGCCGACACCCGCTATGGTCCCCGTCGGTGGGTCGAGGTCCCTCGCCCCGCCGTGCCCTCGGGGGGAGGGAAGGAACCCAAGACCATGCCCGTACCCGTACCGCGGCAGAGAGCGATCCCGGCCGTGGAGAGTGGTCAGGCGCCCGCCGCGTCCACCGGCGGCCCCTCCGGAGACCCCGGTGCCGTGGCCCCGCGCAGGGAAGACACGGCCCAGAACACCTCCGACACCACCGCCACCGTCCACCACACCAACCTCACGCTGCTGCTGATCGAGGACGATCCCGGCGGCTCCCCGATCGTGCCCGAGCTGCTGGACCAGACCGGCAAGCCCATCCGGGTGCGCACCGCGCGCAACCTCACCGAGGCCGAGCGGCTGCTCACCGACGACGTCCACTGCATCCTGCTGGACCTGGCACTGCCGGCCCCCGGCCGGGCGGGCGAGACCGACGACGAGCTGGCCGTGCTCCGCCACGTGCTGGAGCTGGCCCCCCGGCACGCCGTCCTCGCCCTGACCGCCTCCGGCGACGCCGAGCGCGGTGCCGAGGCGGTCCGCGTGGGCGCCCAGGACTACCTGTTCCGCGACGAGCTGGACGGCCGGCTGCTCAGCCGCGCCATCCAGTACGCCGTCGAGCGGAAGCGGTCCGACACGGCCGAGCGGCGGCTCGCCGAGGGCCGGATGCGCGCCCAGGAGAACCGCCGCCTGGAGCGCGGCCTGCTGCCGACGCCGCTGCTGGAGGGGTCCTCGCTGCGGTTCGCCGCCCGTTACCGGCCCGGCCGTTCGCGCGCGCTGCTCGGCGGCGACTTCTACGACGTCGTCCGCACCCCCGACGGCACCGTGCACGCCATGATCGGCGACGTCTGCGGGCACGGCCCCGACGAGGCCGCGCTCGGCGTGGAGCTGCGCATCGCCTGGCGGGCGCTGACCCTGGCCGGGCTGTGCGGGGACCAGCTGCTGAACACCCTCCAGCAGGTCCTGGAGCACGAGCGCGCCGACGACGAGATCTTCGCGACGCTGTGCACGGTCGACATCGCCCCCGACGGCCGCCGCGCGGGCCTGTGCCTGGCCGGGCACCCGGCGCCCCTGGTGATCCGCCCGGGCCTGCCGGGGGCCCCCGGCCCGGCCGCGGCGGCGGGCGTCCCCACGCCGCGCCTGCTGCCGTACGACAACAACGGCCCCGCGCTCGGTCTGCTGCCCGGCGCGCGCTGGCCGCGGATGCAGGTGGAGCTGGGCGCCGAGTGGAGCCTGATGCTGTACACCGACGGCCTCATCGAGGGCCGGGTCGGCGCGGGCGGGGAGCGGCTCGGCCAGGACGGCATGGTCGAGATGATCAGCCGCCAGCTGGCCGCCGGACTCACCGGCGAGGAACTGCTGCGGGCCGCCGTGACCGAGGTCCGCGAGCTGAACGGCGGCGAGCTGACGGACGACGTGGCGGTGCTGCTGCTGGACCGGGTGCCGTAGGGCACCCGACGGCCCCGGCCGCGCGGTCGCCGGGGCCCGGGCGGGGCCGGTCAGGCGAGCAGCGGTATCAGCTGTTCCTCCTCGTGCGTCAGGTGGGCCTCCAGCTCGGTGGCCAGCCGCTCCACCTCCGCGCGGACGGCCGCCGGGTCCCCCGGGCCGGTGACGACCCCGCGCAGTTCCTCGACCAGGGCGGCGATGCGCTCGTGCTCCTCCCGCAGCAACGCCATGACGGGGGCGGACTCGGGACGGCTGCCCTCGATCATCGGGAAGAGGCCCAGGTCCTCGCCGGTGTGGTGGTTGTGCAGGCCGTGGCAGAACGTGAGGCAGTTGACGCGGAGCTGGGCGCCGAGGGCGGTGCCGGACCCGGAGATCTCCCGTCGCAGCAGGGCGAGTTCGCGCCGGAAGGCGTCGTGGACGACCTTGATCGCCTCGCCCAGGGAGCCGGCGTTGAAGGTGGGCGGGCCGTCGGCCGGGATCTCGTACAGGGCGACCACGGGGATCAGCCGCGTGGTCTTCTCCTGGTACGCCGCCCAGCCCGGGTCGCTCTCCACGGCCCGCGCGAACGCCTGGTCGCGCTCCTCGCCGGTCAGCGGTTCGGCCCGCGCCCGGTAGACGAACGCGCCGTCCTCGACGGTGACTTCGGGGTGCGCGAGGAGATTGTGGTACCAGGCCGGGTGCCGCGGGGAGCCACCCGCCGAGGCGATGACCAGGATGCGTTCGCCGCCGTCGGGCAGATAGCCGACGGGTGTGGTGTGCGGCTTGCCCGAGCGGGCGCCGGTGGTGGTCAGCAGGATCAGCCGGGCGTCCTCGAACATTCCGGTGAGCCGGCCCTTGCCGGCCCGGAACTCGTCGATGATCCGTTGGTTGAAGTCGTTGGGCAATGCTCTTCCCTCTCCGTGGTGTTCGCTGGCAGCGCTCGCACGGAGAAGAGGGCGGGCTCCTCGCCCGCCGCGGCCTCACGCAGAGGCCGGGCACCCAACTCGCTCGTGGCCCATGGCCGACCCGGCAGTCATGGCGAGGACGTTAGCGGCCGACTCCCTTGTGTGGCAAGGCGGTTACCGCCATGACGAGGCGGGTGCCGGGACGACGGGAGCACCGCCGCCGGCCGGGCCCGGGCGGCCGCACACCACCCCGGCCCGGCCGCGGCACGCGGACCACCGGCACGGCCCGGGGAGGCCGGACCGCGGTGGCGCGCGCCCGGCTGAGGGACGCCGGGCCCGCGCGGGCGGGCGCGGTTCAGGGACGCCGGGCCCGCCCGAGAGGCGCGGCTCAGGGACGCCGGGCCCGCCCGAGAGGCGCGGCTCAGGGGCGCCGGGTGCGGCCCAGCACCTCCGCGACCCGCATGAACCCGTCCGCGCCGTGTCCCAGGCCGATCACCCGGCGGGCCTGCCCCTCGATCGCCCGCATCAGGCTCGCCTCGATCCCGTGCTCCTCGGAGGCGTGGACGATGTGCGCCATGGTGGACGCGCCGGAGGTGAGCGGGTTCAGCTCGCCCGAGTAGGTGCCGCTGTCCACGTCGTGCGCGAACTCCTCGAAGAGCGGCGGCAGGATCGCGGCGATGCCCTGCGCGAAGGGAGTCAGCTCGCCCGCGGAGATGCCCTCGGCGCGGGCCACGGCGACCGCGTGCGCGTAGCCGCCCATCGCGGTCCAGAAGATGTCCAGCAGGGCGATGTCGTACGAGGCGGCCCGGCCGATGTCCTCGCCGAGGTGGGTGTGGGCGCCGCCCAGCACGTCCAGGACGGGCCGGTGCTCCTCGTAGAGGTCGCGGGGGCCGCTGTACAGGAACACGGCGTCGGGGGTGCCGATGCTGGGCGCGGGCGTCATGATCGCGCCGTCCAGGTAGCGGACACCGTGCCGGCCGGCCCACTCGCCGGTGTCCCGGGCGCGGGCGGGGGTGTCCGCGCTGAGGTTGACGACCGTACGGCCCTTCAGGGCGTCGGTGACGGTCTCGCGCCGCAGGATCGCGTCGGAGGCGTCGTAGTTGACGACGCAGACGACCACGAGGCCGCTCGCCGCCACCGCCTCCTCCGCCGACCCGGCCGTCAGCGCGCCGCGCGCCACCAGCTCGGCGTCCCGGCCCGGGGTGCGGTTCCAGACGGTGGTGCGCACACCGGCGTCCAGGAACGCAGTGGCCAGGGCACGGCCCATGGGACCCAGTCCGAGGACGGTCACGGAAGCGGAGGCGGGGTCGAAGACGTTCGTAGACATGGGGAAGCTCCTGCTGTTCTCGAGAATGACGGACGAACCGGAAGAAATGGGACGACGATGACGCGCAGCCGGGCCCGGGACGTGAATGTCTGCGGGGTGACCGCCGCGATCTCGGTGATCGACGGCAAGTGGAAGACGGCGCTGCTGTGGCTGCTGGAGTCGGGGCCGCACCGCCCGGCCGAGCTGCGCCGCAAGCTGCCGGGCCTCAGCGAGAAGGTGCTGACTCAGGCCCTGCGCGAGATGGAGGAGGACGGCCTCGTGCACCGGGAGGTGTTCGCCGTCCTGCCGCCGAAGACGGTGTACACGCTCACCGGCTTCGGCCGTGAACTGTCCGAGGCCCTCGCTCCTCTCTCCGACTGGGGACACCGCCGCCTGGAACGCCTCGCGGCGCCCGTGGTGGCCTCCTGACCACCCGCGACCAGCCTCCTACGGGCACCGGACGGTGCCAAGTACCCACTTTTTTGTGGGTGTTCGGCCCGCCCGGCGCCCCGCGGCATGCGGTGCCACGCCGGAAACGGAGGAGGCGAGCGCCATGTCAGCGATGTCCGGGCCGGCGGACGGCGGCATCGGGTTCACGCCGGACCCGGCCGACGACCCGGACGGCCACGACGTCCCCCACCACGACGCCGGCACCCGGATCAGCTTCGAGCCGGCCGACGTCGGTGACGCCGGCGGCGACGGCCGGGTCACCGCCGAGTGCGACGGGAACGCCGTCGGCCCCGAGTGGACCCCGGGCCACCTCGATCCCCGGGACCCGGACACCGGCCATGTCGGCCTGGGCCGGCCCGGCACGGGCTCGCACGAGGTCCTGATCTACGTCGACCCCGGTTCGGGCAGCCGCGGCCACGCGACGGCCCGGTTCGGCGCCGACTGGGCCCGCCGGGCACGCCCGGCCTCACCAGGTGTGCCCCAGCGGGGCACATGTGCGGGCTCTCGTGGACGTACGGCCGTGTGCAGGTCCCCCGCGTGTGCCGCACGACCGCGCCGTGCGACACACTGTTGCAAGCAGGTTGCTTGCAATTGTTAGCGCGAGTGGGGCATGGTGGACATATGGCATCGCTCAACGTCGGAAGTCTCGGGGAGTACCTGCGGGAGCAGCGGCGCAGCGCGCAGCTTTCGCTGCGGCAGCTCGCCGAGGCGGCCGGGGTGTCCAACCCGTACCTGAGCCAGATCGAGCGCGGACTGCGCAAGCCGAGCGCGGAGGTGCTCCAGCAGGTCGCCAAGGCGCTGCGGATCTCCGCGGAGACGCTGTACGTGCGCGCCGGGATCCTGGACGCCGAGCGGGACCGCGACGAGGTCGAGACCCGGGCGGTCATCCTCGCCGATCCCACTCTGAACGAGCGGCAGAAGCAGGTGCTGCTCCAGGTGTACGACTCGTTCCGCAAGGAGAACGGGCACGGGGAGACGCACGGGGAGAGCACCCCGGACGACACGGGCGATGCCGGTCCGCAGCAGACGGCCGGATGACCGGACCAGGGAAAGACCGGCCGGCGGCCACGGACCGCCCACCCTCAGCCGAAAGCGATCGACATCGATCCGGGAGGACCCTCACCATGGCCATCACCGACGACCTGCGCAAGACCCTCAGCGACCCGACCCCGCTCTACTTCGCCGCCGGTACCGCCGACCTGGCCCTCCAGCAGGCCCGGAAGGTCCCCGGCCTGGTCGAGCAGCTGCGCGCGGAGGCTCCGGCCCGCATCGAGGCGGTCCGCAACACCGACCCGAAGGCCGTCCAGGAGAAGGCCGCCGCCCGGGTCAAGGAGACGCAGGAGACCCTCCAGTCCAAGGTCACCGGGCTGTTCGGGGCGCTCGACGCCGATGTGCGGAAGATCGACCTGAAGAAGATCGGTGAGACCGCCCAGGACTTCGCCCTGCGCGGTGTCGGCGTCGCCGCCGAGTACGCCATCAAGGCCCGGGAGACCTACGAGAAGGTCGCCGAGCACGGTGAGCACGCCGTGCGGACCTGGCGCGGCGAGGCCGCCGAGACCATCGAGGACCTGGCCGTGGCGGTCGAGCCGGAGCCCGCGCCGAAGCCGGAGCCTGAGCCGGAACCGGAGTCCGCGACGAAGCCGGAGCCGGTCTCGGTCGAGGACGAGCCGGCCGAGGCGCCGGCGGCGGAGAAGCCGGCGAGGAAGGCCCCGGCCCGCAAGCCGGCCGCCAAGAAGCCGACGCCGTCCGCCCAGTGACGGCCGCACGGAGAACGGCCGGGCACTCGGGGGGTGCCCGGGCCGTTGTCCGGGTAGCCGGAAGCCTGTTGCGGGTACGGTGACCGCGTGATGACGAGCCGAGTCGGGTGGTGGACGTTGTGCTGATGCAGGGTTTCGCTGGGTTCCTGTGGCTGCTGAACCTGGCCCTGATCCTTTTCAGCGGCTTCGCGCTGATCGACGCCGCCACGCGCCGCGAGGACGCCTATCGCGCGGCGGACAAGCAGACGAAGCCGTTCTGGCTGATCATCCTGGGTCTGGCCTTCGTGGTCAGCCTGATCTTCGGCATCCTGTCGTTCCTGCCGATCCTCGGCCTGATCGCGACGATCGTGTACATGGTCGACGTCCGCCCGGCACTGCGCGGCCTGCCCGGCGGTGGCCGCCCCCGGCGCGGCTCCAGCAGCGACGGTCCGTACGGGCCGTACAACGGCGGCCGCTGACGCCGTCCCACCGCGGCCGCCGGCTCCGGCCCACGGAGGCGGGCCGCCGCGGGGCGGGAACGCCCGGCGGACGCCTCCCGGGGGCGTCCGCTAGAACGGCAAGGGCCTCGTGTGCACCACCGTCAGTGCCGACACCGCCCGGGTCAGCACCACGTACAGCCGGTGCAGGCCCCGTTGCTCCGCCTCCGCGATCGCGGCCGGCTCGACGGCCACGACGTGGTCGTACTCCAGGCCCTTGACCTGGCTCGCGGGCAGCACCGCGACCCGGGCGTGCGCGGCCGGCGCGTCCGTCGTGCGGAGGCCGGCGGCGGCCAGGGTGCGGCGCAGCCGGGGCACGTCCGCGTCGGCCGCGACGACCCCGACGGACCCCTCGCCGGCGAGGGCGTCCCGGACCGCCGTCACGACCGCGGCGGGCACGTCGTCCGTCTCGCGCACCACCAGCTCGCCGTCCCGGCGCAGCGAGCGGGGCTCGGGAACGGCGACGTCGAGGCGCCGCAGGACCCGGTTGGCGAGCCCGAGGACGGCCGCGGGGACGCGGAAGCCGGTGGTCAGCGGGATGACGGCGGCGTCCGGCTTGCCGAGGTGGCGCAGGAGCGCGGACCAGTCCCGGGCGGCCCACGCCGTCGTGCCCTGGGCCAGGTCGCCGAGCACGGTCAGGGAGCCGTGGACCGAGCGGCGGGCGATGGCACGGCACTCCATCGGGGAGAGGTCCTGCGCCTCGTCGACGACGACATGGCCGTACCCCGCGGGGTGTTCGATCAGCCCGGCGACCTCGTCGAGGAGCACCAGGTCGGCGGCCGACCAGCGGGCGGACTTCCAGGAGCGCGGCGGGCGCGGCCACAGCAGGGCCTCGCGCTCGCCGGCGTCCAGCAGCCCGGCGGCGGCCCGTTCGAGGGCGGCCGGGTCGGCGAGCAGCCCGGCGACGACCTCCTCGGGCCGCACCCGCGGCCACACGGCGTCCAGCCACGCGACGAGCGGGCGGGCGCGCTCGATCCGCCGCACCCAGGCGCTGGTGCGGGGCCCGCCCCGGCGCTCGGCCTGCGCGCGCAGCGCGGCCACCACGCGCGCGCGGACCCGCTCCCGCCCGACCGCGTACGGCGTCCGCTCGTCCCGTACGCCGGCCACGATCGCCCGCAGATCCTCCGCGGCGACGCGCCAGCGGTAGGAGCCGTCCGGCACGGCGAGGGCGCCGGCGCCGGCGTCGGGGCGCACGCGCGCGTACAGCGCCCGGCGCAGCACCTCGGCCGTCCGGGCGTCGTGCTTGACGACGGCGGTCCGCTCGTCGTCGGTGCCGGTGACCGGGTGCCGGGCGATCTCGTCCCGGACCGTGGACTGCCGTACGCCGGTCTCGCCGAGCGCGGGCAGCACCTCGGCGATGTAGTCGAGGAAGGCGCGGCTGGGCCCGAGGATCAGCAGTCCGCCGCGCCGGATGCGCTGCGGATGGGTGTAGAGCAGATAGGCGGCGCGGTGCAGGCCGACGGCGGTCTTGCCGGTGCCGGGGGCGCCCTGGACGCACACCGAGGCGGTGAGGGCGGCGCGCACGAGGTCGTCCTGCTCGGGCTGGATGGTGGCCGCGATGTCCCGCATCGGGCCGACTCGGGGACGCTCGATCTCCCGGGTGACGATCTCGCTCGGCCGGCTCTCGCCGCGGGCCAGGTGCTCGTCCTCCAGGCCGGTGAGGTCGGCGCTCGCGCCGCGGCTGCCGGGGGCCCAGCCGAAGCGGCGGCGGACCGCGACGCCCCGCGGGTCCCGGGGGCCCGCCTGGTAGAAGGCGCGGGCGACGGGGGCGCGCCAGTCGACGACGAGCGGCGGGGCGGTGGGGTGCTCGGTGACCCGCAGCCGGCCGATGTGCAGCGGGCCGTGCGGGCCGCCGTGGGCCTCCGGTGCGGCCGGGTCGAAGTCGAGCCGGCCGAAGAACAGCGGGCCTTCGGGCAGTTCGCGCAGTTCCTTGGCCTGGCTGCGCAGCCGGCGGCCGAGGACTTCGGCGTCGGCGCCGGAGGCGGAGACGTCCGCACCGGCGTGTACCTGTTCCCGGGCGCCCTCGACCATGGCGGCGAGGGCGGAGCGGCAGCGGTCGTGGTGGGCGCGTTCGAGGCGGAGGGCGCGCTGGAGCGCGGGGTCGGGTGACGTCATTCCATCGAGCGTAACGGAAAACGTGACCGGGTAACGTTTTTTACTCAGTCACCTCCCGGCGTACCGGGGCAGCCCCGCGGCCAGCAGGCCGAAGGCGCGCTCGGCCGCCGCCACCGCCTCCGGCCGTACGTCCGCCGCGCGCTCCCCCGCCGCGATCCGCCGCCAGTTCTCCTGCGCCAGGATCCGCTGCACCGCGACGATCTGCCCCGCCGCCAGCCGGGCCTCCAGATCACCGCCCAGCGCGCCGGCGAGCGCCGCCTCCGAACGCTCCAGGTGCCCGTGCAGCCGGGCGACCAGGGCCGGAGTGCCGTAGAGCAGGGTGTGGAAGGCCAGCACCCCGGGATCGTCGCTGAGCCCGGTGACGGGGTCGTACCGCTCCAGGCCCGCCAGGAACGCCCGGCGCAGCGCGGTCAGCGGGGCGGCGTCCGAGGCCGCGACCACCCGGGCCGCCTCGCCCTCGTGGTCCGCGATCCGGTGCAGGACCAGATCCTCCTTGGCCGGGAAGTACCGGAACAGCGTCGGCTTGGAGATCTCCGCCGCGGCCGCCACCTCGGCGACGGACACCGCGTCGAAGCCCTTCTCCAGGAACAGTCCGATCGCGAGGTCCGACACCACCTGGTACATCCGCTGCCGCTTGCGCTCCCGCAGCCCGATCTCAGCCATGGCACGAGCCTACGGTCGTCCCGCCCCCGCTCCTTGACCTCGACTGCGCTCGAGGTCGAAGACTGCCGGGGAACGGTGATCCGACAGGTCGACGTCGAAGGGGTGAGCCATGCTCACGGCGCAGGTGAAGGAGTTCGGCGGTCCCGAGGTACTGGTGCCGGTGACGGTGCCCGACCCCGAGCCCGGGCCCGGCGAGGTGCTGATCGAGGTGTCCCACGCCGACACCATCTTCCTGGAGACCCAGCTCCGGGCGGGCTGGGGCGGCGAGTACTTCACGGTCACCCCGCCGTACGTGCCCGGCGGCGGGGTCGCCGGGACCGTGCGGGCGATCGGCGCGGGGACCGGGGCGCGGTGGCTGGGGCGCCGGGTCGCCGCCTTCGTCGACGGCAGCTACGCCGAACGCGCACTCGCTCCGGCCGACGCCCTCACCCCCGTACCCGAGGGCCTGGACCTGCCCGCGGCGGCGGCCCTCGTCCACGACGGGGTGACCGCGATGGGCCTGCTGGAGCGCATCGCCCTCACGGCCGGCGACCGGGTGCTGATCCTCGGCGCGTCCGGCGGCATGGGCACCCTGCTCGTCCAGCTGGCCCACGCCCGCGGGGCCCGGGTGGTCGCGGCGGCCCGGGGGGATCGGAAGCGGGCGCTGGTACGGCGGCTGGGCGCCGACGAGACGGTGGACGTCACCACTGCCGACTGGCCGGAGCAGGCCCGGGCCGCGCTCGGCGGCGCCGCCGACGTCGTCCTCGACGGAGTGGGCGGCCCGCTCGGCGCCGCCGCCCTCCCGCTCACCGCTCCCGGCGGGCGCTTCTCCGCCCACGGCGCCCCCACCGGCGCCTTCGCCGACCTGGACCGTGCGGACGCGACCCGGCGCGGCGTCACCCTGTACGGCATCGCCGACGCGCAGTACACGGCCGACGAGGTTGTGCGGCTGCGCACCGCCGCCTTCGCCGCGGCGGCCGCCGGACGGCTCACCCCGGTGATCGGGCAGCGCGTGCCGCTGGCGGAGGCCGCCCGGGCCCACCGGCTGATCGAGGGCCGGGAGGTGGTGGGGAAGGTGGTGCTGGAGGCCGCGCGGTGACGGCGGTGCCGCGGCCGGGACCACGGCGGGCGGCCGGCCGGGCCTGCCGCCGCAGGGGAGCCGGG
Above is a genomic segment from Streptomyces glaucescens containing:
- a CDS encoding winged helix-turn-helix transcriptional regulator, with protein sequence MTRSRARDVNVCGVTAAISVIDGKWKTALLWLLESGPHRPAELRRKLPGLSEKVLTQALREMEEDGLVHREVFAVLPPKTVYTLTGFGRELSEALAPLSDWGHRRLERLAAPVVAS
- a CDS encoding PP2C family protein-serine/threonine phosphatase; this translates as MPVPVPRQRAIPAVESGQAPAASTGGPSGDPGAVAPRREDTAQNTSDTTATVHHTNLTLLLIEDDPGGSPIVPELLDQTGKPIRVRTARNLTEAERLLTDDVHCILLDLALPAPGRAGETDDELAVLRHVLELAPRHAVLALTASGDAERGAEAVRVGAQDYLFRDELDGRLLSRAIQYAVERKRSDTAERRLAEGRMRAQENRRLERGLLPTPLLEGSSLRFAARYRPGRSRALLGGDFYDVVRTPDGTVHAMIGDVCGHGPDEAALGVELRIAWRALTLAGLCGDQLLNTLQQVLEHERADDEIFATLCTVDIAPDGRRAGLCLAGHPAPLVIRPGLPGAPGPAAAAGVPTPRLLPYDNNGPALGLLPGARWPRMQVELGAEWSLMLYTDGLIEGRVGAGGERLGQDGMVEMISRQLAAGLTGEELLRAAVTEVRELNGGELTDDVAVLLLDRVP
- a CDS encoding NAD(P)-dependent oxidoreductase, whose product is MSTNVFDPASASVTVLGLGPMGRALATAFLDAGVRTTVWNRTPGRDAELVARGALTAGSAEEAVAASGLVVVCVVNYDASDAILRRETVTDALKGRTVVNLSADTPARARDTGEWAGRHGVRYLDGAIMTPAPSIGTPDAVFLYSGPRDLYEEHRPVLDVLGGAHTHLGEDIGRAASYDIALLDIFWTAMGGYAHAVAVARAEGISAGELTPFAQGIAAILPPLFEEFAHDVDSGTYSGELNPLTSGASTMAHIVHASEEHGIEASLMRAIEGQARRVIGLGHGADGFMRVAEVLGRTRRP
- a CDS encoding zinc-binding dehydrogenase encodes the protein MLTAQVKEFGGPEVLVPVTVPDPEPGPGEVLIEVSHADTIFLETQLRAGWGGEYFTVTPPYVPGGGVAGTVRAIGAGTGARWLGRRVAAFVDGSYAERALAPADALTPVPEGLDLPAAAALVHDGVTAMGLLERIALTAGDRVLILGASGGMGTLLVQLAHARGARVVAAARGDRKRALVRRLGADETVDVTTADWPEQARAALGGAADVVLDGVGGPLGAAALPLTAPGGRFSAHGAPTGAFADLDRADATRRGVTLYGIADAQYTADEVVRLRTAAFAAAAAGRLTPVIGQRVPLAEAARAHRLIEGREVVGKVVLEAAR
- a CDS encoding HelD family protein, giving the protein MTSPDPALQRALRLERAHHDRCRSALAAMVEGAREQVHAGADVSASGADAEVLGRRLRSQAKELRELPEGPLFFGRLDFDPAAPEAHGGPHGPLHIGRLRVTEHPTAPPLVVDWRAPVARAFYQAGPRDPRGVAVRRRFGWAPGSRGASADLTGLEDEHLARGESRPSEIVTREIERPRVGPMRDIAATIQPEQDDLVRAALTASVCVQGAPGTGKTAVGLHRAAYLLYTHPQRIRRGGLLILGPSRAFLDYIAEVLPALGETGVRQSTVRDEIARHPVTGTDDERTAVVKHDARTAEVLRRALYARVRPDAGAGALAVPDGSYRWRVAAEDLRAIVAGVRDERTPYAVGRERVRARVVAALRAQAERRGGPRTSAWVRRIERARPLVAWLDAVWPRVRPEEVVAGLLADPAALERAAAGLLDAGEREALLWPRPPRSWKSARWSAADLVLLDEVAGLIEHPAGYGHVVVDEAQDLSPMECRAIARRSVHGSLTVLGDLAQGTTAWAARDWSALLRHLGKPDAAVIPLTTGFRVPAAVLGLANRVLRRLDVAVPEPRSLRRDGELVVRETDDVPAAVVTAVRDALAGEGSVGVVAADADVPRLRRTLAAAGLRTTDAPAAHARVAVLPASQVKGLEYDHVVAVEPAAIAEAEQRGLHRLYVVLTRAVSALTVVHTRPLPF
- a CDS encoding nitroreductase/quinone reductase family protein, whose protein sequence is MPNDFNQRIIDEFRAGKGRLTGMFEDARLILLTTTGARSGKPHTTPVGYLPDGGERILVIASAGGSPRHPAWYHNLLAHPEVTVEDGAFVYRARAEPLTGEERDQAFARAVESDPGWAAYQEKTTRLIPVVALYEIPADGPPTFNAGSLGEAIKVVHDAFRRELALLRREISGSGTALGAQLRVNCLTFCHGLHNHHTGEDLGLFPMIEGSRPESAPVMALLREEHERIAALVEELRGVVTGPGDPAAVRAEVERLATELEAHLTHEEEQLIPLLA
- a CDS encoding TetR family transcriptional regulator, with product MAEIGLRERKRQRMYQVVSDLAIGLFLEKGFDAVSVAEVAAAAEISKPTLFRYFPAKEDLVLHRIADHEGEAARVVAASDAAPLTALRRAFLAGLERYDPVTGLSDDPGVLAFHTLLYGTPALVARLHGHLERSEAALAGALGGDLEARLAAGQIVAVQRILAQENWRRIAAGERAADVRPEAVAAAERAFGLLAAGLPRYAGR
- a CDS encoding DUF2516 family protein codes for the protein MQGFAGFLWLLNLALILFSGFALIDAATRREDAYRAADKQTKPFWLIILGLAFVVSLIFGILSFLPILGLIATIVYMVDVRPALRGLPGGGRPRRGSSSDGPYGPYNGGR
- a CDS encoding helix-turn-helix domain-containing protein; translation: MASLNVGSLGEYLREQRRSAQLSLRQLAEAAGVSNPYLSQIERGLRKPSAEVLQQVAKALRISAETLYVRAGILDAERDRDEVETRAVILADPTLNERQKQVLLQVYDSFRKENGHGETHGESTPDDTGDAGPQQTAG